A section of the Pochonia chlamydosporia 170 chromosome 2, whole genome shotgun sequence genome encodes:
- a CDS encoding cytidylyltransferase family protein (similar to Verticillium alfalfae VaMs.102 XP_003004399.1) translates to MSTKQTLGFFTHALKSFTSSQDAFRVLCTVPRSASSPSNSPTASLSPRHPSHPVTTLIILDSSFNPPTKAHAQMASSAITHAGPNARLMLLLAVNNADKAAVPASFAQRLAMMEGFARDLHDSAGQNTEIDVAVTTMPFFHEKARVVAESGVYGSAEQVFLCGFDTLIRIFNAKYYGGGMKEALGPFFGRARVRVVMRPDDEWGGRDEQVKYVEGLEGMLGDVGGEEWARRVEMVDGVEGVVSSSMVRALVRRDGDVDALVGGEVRAWIEGEGLYRE, encoded by the coding sequence ATGTCCACGAAACAAACTCTCGGCTTCTTCACCCACGCCCTCAAATCATTCACATCATCCCAAGATGCATTCCGCGTGCTATGTACCGTGCCTCGTTCCGCGTCCTCACCGTCCAACTCACCCACCGCGTCATTATCACCCAGACACCCATCTCACCCGGTAAccaccctcatcatcctAGACTCGAGCTTCAACCCGCCCACCAAGGCACACGCCCAAATGGCCTCTTCAGCCATCACACACGCCGGCCCCAACGCACGACTCATGCTCCTCCTAGCAGTCAACAACGCCGACAAGGCAGCCGTCCCTGCGTCCTTTGCGCAGAGACTAGCCATGATGGAAGGGTTTGCGCGCGACCTGCATGATAGCGCGGGCCAGAATACAGAGATTGACGTGGCTGTCACGACGATGCCGTTCTTTCATGAAAAGGCGAGAGTTGTAGCTGAGTCGGGCGTGTATGGGTCCGCAGAACAAGTCTTCCTGTGTGGGTTTGACACGCTGATTCGTATATTTAATGCGAAGTACTACGGTGGGGGTATGAAGGAGGCGCTGGGGCCGTTTTTTGGGCGGGCTAGGGTGAGGGTTGTGATGAGGCCGGATGATGAATGGGGTGGAAGGGATGAACAGGTTAAGTATGTGGAGGGGTTGGAGGGGATGTTGGGAGATGTTGGGGGTGAGGAGTGGGCGAGGAGGGTTGAGATGGTGGATGGGGTTGAGGGCGTGGTTAGTAGTTCGATGGTGAGGGCgttggtgaggagggatggggatgttgatgcgttGGTTGGGGGGGAGGTGAGGGCTTGGATTGAGGGGGAGGGATTGTATCGTGAGTAG
- a CDS encoding vacuolar protein sorting protein (VPS11) (similar to Neosartorya fischeri NRRL 181 XP_001258167.1), which translates to MAISWKSFDFFEVSQVSLSDDETRSLFDTNEISSICAGSDSLFLGGSDGSVSIIGKSWKVVRKFQAHDVGRVTHMRQVEGTSLLVTVAEDLSSEPVLKAWALDKLVPKTNMPTCLSTLTINNGRRQFPISAFAASDDLSQIAVGFGNGAVTIIRGDLIHDLGTRQRIVFESEEPVTGVQIATDEKLTTLFISTTTRIVKLGLSRRGQGLPPKTVEDSGCAWGCMTLDKQTGDVVVARDDAIYTYSLDGRGPPKAYEAPKTLVAMYANYVAVKCLPTAVNGRDPDSMRRRFGGSANDDLFNATMFVLLEPDLRVIAHSETMMSPVRFIFDVWGDLYTMSEEGKIYRYHEKPLQQRLEMLYQRNMFPLAIELAQNSGMDSQQQSVIYRKFGDHLYQKADYDGAMVQYIRAIDTTEPSQVIRKFLDTQRIHNLIQYLEQLHEHRKATADHTTLLLNCYAKLKDIAKLEKFIKSPGDLKFDLDTAIAMCRQGGYYEQAAYLAKRHGETELVVDILIEDSKSYSEALNYIWRQDAEVAYPCMQKYARVLIENCPEEATWLFVEYYTGKYRPHKIRGPIPGEAPSSGGFASGAASAVQNLTNYLPFPYMGTASGTTATPGTPGNATQSTNNGALPLGEEDHPPPKYTVPAPRTAFSSFIDHPDEFITFLEACLEEEDLKVSDRTDLYTTLFEMYLYKAGEKKGHHREEWEGKAKKLIEGEHVPMESSNVLLLSDLSNFRDGTVLVKEQAGLLFDIFRSYTSAKDTRGAIKALRKYGPDEPQLYPAALAYLTSDPRVLEEAGPDELANVLSKIDKDGLMAPLQVVQTLVGQSSSGGVATMGMIKPYLHDTISRERKEIQDNRRQIDTLRGDTEKRRAEIADLGSKPAVFQATRCSDCGQGLDLPAVHFLCKHSFHQRCLRGGEGDDVECPQCAGGNELIRKMREEQKKAAEKHDLFKIELEGSDDRFGTVAKWFGRGVMDGEHQE; encoded by the exons ATGGCGATTTCG TGGAAGTCATTCGACTTCTTCGAAGTCTCCCAAGTCTCTCTCTCCGATGACGAAACCCGCAGCCTCTTCGACACCAACGAAATATCCAGCATTTGCGCCGGCTCAGATAGCCTCTTCCTAGGTGGTAGCGATGGATCTGTCAGCATCATCGGCAAGAGCTGGAAAGTGGTTAGGAAGTTCCAGGCCCACGATGTCGGACGAGTCACGCACATGCGCCAGGTCGAGGGCACAAGTTTGCTCGTCACCGTCGCCGAGGACTTGAGCAGCGAACCCGTCTTGAAGGCCTGGGCGCTGGACAAGCTGGTGCCAAAGACCAACATGCCCACCTGTCTGAGCACCTTGACTATCAACAACGGCCGACGACAGTTTCCGATTTCTGCTTTCGCCGCGTCCGACGACTTGTCTCAGATTGCAGTCGGGTTTGGCAACGGCGCAGTGACGATTATCCGAGGCGACCTCATCCACGACTTGGGTACGAGGCAGCGGATAGTGTTTGAATCCGAGGAACCAGTTACGGGAGTGCAAATTGCGACGGACGAGAAGCTTACGACGCTCTTCATATCGACGACTACGCGGATAGTCAAGCTGGGCTTGTCTAGGAGGGGTCAGGGGCTTCCTCCCAAGACTGTTGAAGATAGCGGCTGCGCGTGGGGATGCATGACGCTCGATAAGCAGACGGGCGACGTGGTGGTGGCCAGAGACGATGCGATTTATACCTATTCGTTGGATGGAAGAGGCCCTCCAAAGGCGTACGAGGCCCCCAAGACCTTGGTTGCCATGTATGCGAACTACGTGGCAGTCAAGTGTCTGCCGACGGCGGTGAACGGACGGGATCCTGATAGTATGAGGCGGCGATTTGGCGGCAGTGCTAACGATGACCTGTTTAACGCGACCATGTTTGTTCTCCTGGAGCCGGATTTGCGAGTTATTGCGCACTCGGAAACTATGATGTCTCCTGTGAGATTTATCTTTGATGTTTGGGGCGATTTGTACACTATGTCTGAGGAGGGAAAG ATTTACCGATATCACGAAAAGCCACTGCAGCAGAGACTGGAAATGTTGTACCAACGCAACATGTTTCCGCTTGCCATTGAGCTGGCTCAGAATTCCGGCATGGacagccagcagcaaagcGTCATCTATCGCAAATTTGGCGACCACTTGTATCAGAAAGCGGATTATGATGGGGCCATGGTGCAGTATATCAGGGCTATTGACACGACGGAGCCGTCGCAGGTTATTCGCAAG TTTCTTGATACGCAACGCATACACAACCTGATTCAATACCTGGAGCAACTGCACGAACACAGAAAAGCTACGGCTGACCACACAACATTGTTGCTCAATTGTTACGCCAAGTTAAAAGACATTGCCAAGCTAGAAAAGTTCATCAAGTCGCCGGGAGACTTGAAGTTTGATCTGGATACGGCCATCGCCATGTGCCGACAGGGAGGATACTATGAGCAGGCGGCGTATCTTGCCAAGAGGCATGGCGAGACGGAACTTGTCGTTGATATTTTGATCGAAGACTCCAAGAGTTATAGCGAGGCGCTGAATTACATTTGGAGGCAAGATGCTGAAGTG GCATACCCGTGCATGCAAAAGTATGCCCGGGTACTGATTGAAAACTGCCCGGAAGAAGCGACATGGCTGTTTGTGGAATATTACACGGGCAAATACCGACCGCACAAGATTAGGGGTCCAATTCCTGGCGAAGCACCATCCAGTGGCGGCTTTGCATCAGGCGCTGCCAGTGCAGTGCAAAATCTTACGAATTATCTGCCGTTTCCCTACATGGGTACGGCATCAGGAACGACGGCGACACCAGGTACGCCAGGTAATGCCACACAGTCGACGAACAATGGCGCACTCCCGCTTGGAGAGGAGGACCATCCGCCGCCAAAATACACGGTGCCAGCACCGCGTACGGCATTCTCGTCCTTCATCGACCACCCTGACGAATTCATCACGTTCCTCGAAGCatgtcttgaagaggaagactTGAAGGTTTCTGACCGAACAGATTTATATACCACCTTGTTTGAAATGTATTTGTACAAAGcgggcgagaagaagggccaTCACCGAGAAGAGTGGGAGGgcaaggcgaagaagctAATCGAGGGCGAGCACGTACCCATGGAAAGCTCCAATGTTCTTTTATTATCGGATCTCTCTAATTTCCGAGACGGTACCGTTTTAGTCAAGGAGCAAGCCGGGTTACTCTTTGACATTTTCAGATCGTACACGTCGGCAAAGGACACACGCGGCGCCATCAAGGCGTTGAGAAAGTACGGGCCGGATGAACCACAGCTCTACCCAGCGGCCCTCGCGTATCTTACGTCTGATCCAAGGGTCCTCGAGGAAGCTGGTCCAGACGAGCTTGCCAATGTGCTCTCCAAGATCGACAAGGACGGTCTCATGGCCCCCTTGCAAGTGGTTCAAACACTTGTCGGCCAATCTTCGTCAGGCGGCGTGGCAACCATGGGCATGATAAAACCGTACCTCCACGACACAATTAGTCGCGAGCGCAAAGAAATCCAAGACAACCGTCGACAAATTGACACATTGCGCGGGGATACTGAAAAACGAAGAGCGGAAATCGCCGATCTAGGCTCCAAGCCAGCCGTCTTTCAGGCCACAAGGTGTTCAGATTGCGGTCAAGGGTTAGATTTACCGGCTGTCCATTTCCTGTGTAAGCATAGTTTCCATCAGCGGTGTCTAcgaggcggcgagggcgaTGATGTGGAATGTCCGCAGTGCGCCGGGGGTAATGAACTTATTCGGAAGATGAGggaggagcagaagaaggcggcggagAAGCATGACCTGTTTAAGATTGAGCTGGAGGGGAGTGATGATCGCTTTGGAACGGTGGCCAAGTGGTTTGGGAGGGgggtgatggatggtgagcACCAGGAGTGA
- a CDS encoding DNA mismatch repair protein (similar to Magnaporthe oryzae 70-15 XP_003716677.1) encodes MSIRRLPKDAVDKIKSSSAITSLNQVICGLLTNSLDASATKVTISLDYVLGNCTVQDNGLGIEPGEFEPDGGLGKLHHTSKTPPSQSIHGSHGRFVASTAAVSLLTIASHHSRHTSHGFLSIHNGKVLARHVPAPPDQRFESFSHGTSVTVRNLFGPMPVRVKQRGQLFSDRFRVDKEWEALVRDITALLLAWPSEVSVALRETNTKKEQRLKSGNADVVSRSSRLFTQAGLADSEDSDSWVPVSVASRHVRIKGAISKNPVATRRPQIMSLGIRPIPNEFGTNVLYEEVNKLFQDSHFGVVEDDDKTGSMQAKPRKGLERWPMFYLEIHLLGSGGDLAMDDVLGNSQHSLQSIIDLLKVVCYGFLKKHFLQPKHIQPIMGKPMAVRSRRIAHPYTPQPAPERQPSPQAQSAVATGTALRRPYSPFNEWSRIKVGRATVESKVDRQADVSVALSAKGTTRRLVGENGVLLRKPFDGIGVGEADAQNQPTNRTDAIAENSATTDNTNISEGGQGCPSPAITTPEPKARKLESGSKAVPQEWLREVIHSWKNPVFELTEPRIPTLHQDTAAEQSVNAGRDGPSSKFYSRENDVQFEAAAMSLNGRLSRAALAQAEIIGQVDRKFILLRLPLHSADAKQTTDPSSALIVLDQHAADERCRLEELMSQYFELHTLQAMSTPLESPIAFEVSAREHELLGRFQSHFRTWGVSYRTSGKSGHEIEIKSLPPSIIERCRNEPKLVINLVRREIWRLEDGVVPPRPVHEAGKSWVSCFHSCPQGILELLHSRSCRSAIMFNDELSRDECKKLVGRLSRCAFPFQCAHGRPSLVPIVDIGLGGRIGDWKGSTFGVGRWKSWIEK; translated from the exons ATGTCCATACGCCGCCTGCCCAAAGATGCCGttgacaagatcaagtcgtCTTCCGCCATCACCTCCTTGAACCAAGTTATCTGCGGCCTGCTCACCAACTCTCTCGACGCCTCCGCCACCAAAGTTACCATCAGTCTCGACTATGTCTTGGGTAACTGTACCGTCCAGGATAACGGTCTCGGCATAGAGCCGGGCGAGTTTGAACCTGATGGTGGCTTAGGAAAGCTGCATC ACACCTCAAAGACTCCGCCAAGCCAGAGTATTCACGGCAGTCATGGCCGTTTTGTTGCCTCCACGGCTGCTGTTTCTCTCCTAACCATAGCATCACATCATTCACGGCACACCTCTCATGGATTTCTCTCTATTCACAATGGCAAGGTGCTTGCTCGACATGTCCCTGCACCGCCAGATCAGCGCTTCGAATCATTCAGTCATGGAACCTCCGTAACCGTCCGCAATCTTTTCGGTCCCATGCCAGTTAGAGTAAAGCAACGCGGTCAATTGTTCTCGGACCGCTTTCGGGTCGACAAGGAATGGGAGGCTCTCGTCCGGGACATTACCGCCCTCCTATTGGCATGGCCGTCTGAAGTATCCGTTGCGCTTAGAGAAACAAACACGAAGAAGGAACAGCGTTTAAAGTCTGGCAACGCGGACGTTGTGTCTCGATCTTCACGGCTATTCACACAAGCAGGACTAGCTGATAGTGAGGATAGTGATTCTTGGGTACCTGTCTCGGTCGCAAGTCGCCATGTGAGAATCAAAGGCGCCATCTCAAAAAATCCAGTGGCAACTCGTCGTCCACAAATCATGAGCCTCGGTATTCGGCCCATACCAAACGAGTTCGGTACCAATGTTCTTTACGAAGAAGTCAACAAGCTCTTTCAAGACTCGCACTTTGGTGTCGTTGAGGACGATGACAAAACTGGGAGCATGCAGGCAAAGCCCAGAAAAGGCCTTGAACGGTGGCCAATGTTTTACCTGGAGATACATCTACTCGGGTCCGGTGgcgacttggccatggatgACGTTCTCGGGAACTCGCAGCACAGCTTACAATCCATAATCGATCTGTTGAAGGTTGTATGTTACGGGTTCTTGAAGAAGCATTTCCTACAGCCAAAGCATATTCAGCCGATTATGGGGAAGCCAATGGCTGTTAGAAGTAGACGGATCGCACACCCGTATACGCCGCAGCCTGCCCCCGAAAGACAGCCATCTCCTCAAGCTCAGTCGGCTGTGGCTACGGGAACAGCCCTCAGACGGCCATATAGTCCATTTAATGAGTGGAGTCGTATCAAGGTTGGACGGGCTACTGTTGAATCCAAGGTCGACCGCCAGGCTGATGTGAGTGTGGCCCTGTCTGCCAAGGGTACCACTCGCCGTCTGGTGGGTGAGAATGGTGTGTTGTTGCGGAAACCTTTTGacggcattggcgttggtgaGGCCGATGCCCAGAATCAGCCTACGAACAGAACCGATGCCATTGCGGAGAATTCTGCAACTACTGATAACACAAATATCAGTGAGGGAGGCCAAGGTTGTCCATCGCCAGCAATCACGACACCAGAACCGAAAGCTCGAAAGTTGGAAAGCGGGTCAAAGGCAGTACCACAGGAATGGCTACGAGAAGTTATTCATTCATGGAAGAACCCCGTGTTCGAACTCACCGAGCCTCGGATACCAACCCTCCATCAGGACACTGCAGCCGAACAGTCCGTCAACGCAGGTCGCGATGGACCGTCAAGCAAATTTTACTCACGAGAGAATGATGTGCAGTTTGAAGCAGCGGCAATGTCTCTGAACGGACGACTGTCTCGGGCTGCGCTGGCCCAGGCGGAGATAATTGGCCAGGTCGATAGAAAGTTCATTCTACTCAGGTTGCCACTTCACTCCGCAGACGCGAAACAAACAACTGATCCGTCATCGGCCCTCATCGTGCTCGATCAGCACGCAGCAGATGAACGATGTCGCCTAGAAGAGCTGATGTCTCAGTATTTCGAGCTTCATACCTTGCAAGCCATGTCGACACCTCTAGAAAGCCCCATCGCGTTTGAGGTTTCTGCCAGAGAACATGAGCTTTTGGGCCGGTTTCAGAGCCACTTTCGAACATGGGGCGTCAGCTACAGGACCAGCGGCAAGAGCGGACACGAAATTGAAATCAAGTCTCTGCCACCAAGCATCATAGAGCGCTGTCGAAATGAACCAAAGCTTGTGATTAATCTCGTAAGAAGGGAAATTTGGAGGCTCGAAGATGGGGTCGTACCACCAAGACCGGTCCACGAAGCAGGCAAATCCTGGGTTTCTTGTTTCCACAGCTGTCCTCAGGGAATACTGGAGCTTCTTCACTCCAGATCCTGTCGAA GCGCCATTATGTTCAATGATGAATTGAGCAGGGACGAATGCAAGAAGTTGGTGGGGCGTCTTTCGCGATGCGCCTTTCCATTTCAATGCGCGCATGGCCGGCCGAGTTTAGTGCCAATTGTTGATATTGGATTAGGGGGGAGAATCGGGGATTGGAAGGGCTCAacttttggtgttggccgGTGGAAGAGTTGGATTGAGAAGTGA